The proteins below are encoded in one region of Pongo pygmaeus isolate AG05252 chromosome 20, NHGRI_mPonPyg2-v2.0_pri, whole genome shotgun sequence:
- the GPX4 gene encoding phospholipid hydroperoxide glutathione peroxidase isoform X2, translating into MSLGRLCRLLKPALLCGALAAPGLAGTMCASRDDWRCARSMHEFSAKDIDGHMVNLDKYRGFVCIVTNVASQUGKTEVNYTQLVDLHARYAECGLRILAFPCNQFGKQEPGSNEEIKEFAAGYNVKFDMFSKICVNGDDAHPLWKWMKIQPKGKGILGNAIKWNFTKFLIDKNGCVVKRYGPMEEPLVIEKDLPHYF; encoded by the exons ATGAGCCTCGGCCGCCTTTGCCGCCTGCTGAAGCCGGCGCTGCTCTGTGGGGCCCTGGCCGCGCCTGGCCTGGCCGGGACCATG TGCGCGTCCCGGGACGACTGGCGCTGTGCGCGCTCCATGCACGAGTTTTCCGCCAAGGACATCGACGGGCACATGGTTAACCTGGACAAGTACCG GGGCTTCGTGTGCATCGTCACCAACGTGGCCTCCCAGTGAGGCAAGACCGAGGTGAACTACACTCAGCTCGTCGACCTGCACGCCCGATACGCTGAGTGTGGTTTGCGGATCCTGGCCTTCCCGTGTAACCAGTTCGGGAAGCAG GAGCCAGGGAGTAACGAAGAAATCAAAGAGTTCGCCGCGGGCTACAACGTCAAATTCGATATGTTCAGCAAGATCTGCGTGAACGGGGACGACGCCCACCCGCTGTGGAAGTGGATGAAGATCCAACCCAAGGGCAAGGGCATCCTGGGAAA TGCCATCAAGTGGAACTTCACCAAG TTCCTCATTGACAAGAACGGCTGCGTGGTGAAGCGTTATGGACCCATGGAGGAGCCCCTG GTGATAGAGAAGGACCTGCCCCACTATTTCTAG
- the GPX4 gene encoding phospholipid hydroperoxide glutathione peroxidase isoform X1 → MGRAGASSPGRRRQRCQSRGRRRPRAPRRRKAPACRRRRARRRRKEPCPRSLRPEIHECPESQDPCASRDDWRCARSMHEFSAKDIDGHMVNLDKYRGFVCIVTNVASQUGKTEVNYTQLVDLHARYAECGLRILAFPCNQFGKQEPGSNEEIKEFAAGYNVKFDMFSKICVNGDDAHPLWKWMKIQPKGKGILGNAIKWNFTKFLIDKNGCVVKRYGPMEEPLVIEKDLPHYF, encoded by the exons ATGGGCCGCGCGGGCGCAAGTTCCCCCGGGCGCCGCAGGCAGCGGTGCCAGAGCCGGGGAAGGCGGCGGCCGCGAGCCCCTCGGCGGCGGAAGGCCCCAGCGTGCAGGCGCAGGAGGGCGCGGCGCCGGCGGAAGGAGCCCTGTCCCCGCAGCTTGCGACCGGAGATCCACGAATGTCCCGAGTCCCAGGACCCG TGCGCGTCCCGGGACGACTGGCGCTGTGCGCGCTCCATGCACGAGTTTTCCGCCAAGGACATCGACGGGCACATGGTTAACCTGGACAAGTACCG GGGCTTCGTGTGCATCGTCACCAACGTGGCCTCCCAGTGAGGCAAGACCGAGGTGAACTACACTCAGCTCGTCGACCTGCACGCCCGATACGCTGAGTGTGGTTTGCGGATCCTGGCCTTCCCGTGTAACCAGTTCGGGAAGCAG GAGCCAGGGAGTAACGAAGAAATCAAAGAGTTCGCCGCGGGCTACAACGTCAAATTCGATATGTTCAGCAAGATCTGCGTGAACGGGGACGACGCCCACCCGCTGTGGAAGTGGATGAAGATCCAACCCAAGGGCAAGGGCATCCTGGGAAA TGCCATCAAGTGGAACTTCACCAAG TTCCTCATTGACAAGAACGGCTGCGTGGTGAAGCGTTATGGACCCATGGAGGAGCCCCTG GTGATAGAGAAGGACCTGCCCCACTATTTCTAG